The sequence TTGCTAATGATTCTTCAAAGAACAGTGAGAAAGCATTTAGAGGTTCAAGTGGTTCTTCAAGTATTGTTTCTATAAAGCACCATTTAGCCAATAAATAATCTCTAAAGCAACATCTTTTTATCTTAGACCTCAGTATTACATATTTTCACCTGGAAAAACCACTCACAATTTCATGTATGCGAGGATGGCTACTGCAATTAGCAGGAGGGCACAGGTTGAGGTAATAAGCAAGGCCTTCGCTGGCACTGGAACAAAACACGAGAGGGAAAGGACATTAGTCATACAAATTAGTCATGTTTTCCTACCACAAATGATAATACTTTCAACACGAGACCAGCACAACATGAATCCTAGTAAGAACAAACATCCCATACCTCCAATAAAGCCCTGCGCACTGCTCCTGGACTGGGGCGATTCTGCCTCTGTGTCTGCGCTGTTAgggtgtgggaggagagaggcagaggaggagacactgagggagagcagggaggagagaaacagagagggtgTGGACTCGACCGGAGGAGCGGTAGAAGTATGCTGGAGGTTGGAGGTTGTGGCCTCAGGAGGAAAAGGAGTGTATTCTGGGTTTTCCCTGCTGGTCGACGGGCTATCAGCCGCAGTATCCTTCAGTTGTGTCACCATGGCTGTGATTAATGTATAGAAATGAAGGCCATGAGAGATTATACAAGAGTTatgtaagtgtaagtgtatttCTTAATAATGCATTTATTAACTACTACATTTGGATAGTTAACATGCTATTTTGAATGTCATTGAGGCAAACAATTCCCTTTTAACTTTGTCACATGAACTGAGGGAGTGCAACAGGAAGTCACTCTAGGATGTTTTtcaattttccattttcctttcACATTCATCAACTGATACAATACAGCATGGAAGTACTGGAAAAACAACCAATGCAGACTGAGTTCAGGTTCAGAGTGCAACAAGGTGAAGGGTTAAATCTCATAAATCAAATGGACAGCTGATGTGAATGCCAAAAGCTAAAGGGGAATACTACTGAATTATATGTCTCTGGGCAGATAGGTCTGTATTAAAACTGTGATGCCAGTCAATGATCAGCTGTATTgagaatgaagtgaaaaaggtgaaaaaattCTGGACACATTGATGGTGTCCAGATATTATTAGGTAGTATTCATGTCATTCAGCtgtagaaatgtaaacaaatgttgCATGACTCCACAACATTCCTTGACTTTAATTCAGTCTTTaattaatttaacattttgGAGCCAATTTCCATCAAGCAAACATAAATTTGCATCATTCAGAAAACTGGTTTGTTGTAGGCCAGTATCAtttggcattcccctttaatctACAATGTAAAAGCATGCCATACAGCGGAAAGTACATACACAAGATATCATACCTGACTCATTGAAGCAGAACACATCAAACTTCTTCTTGACAGAAGCTCTCCATAGCACCAAGCCGGTATTGTTTTTCCCACAGCTTTCACTGGCTTTGATTCGGGGAATGACTGCAAAATGTTCATCAGTCCATCCAAACctgagcataacataacataacataacataacataacataacataacataacataacataacataacataacataactgaACATAACATAACTGAACATAACTGAACATAACTGAACATAACATTTGGTAGGCACTTTTATCCAAACTGTAACTGTTTCCAATAGCACACACTGAGACAGTTGAGGCTATATTGTGCACTCTGCTGTACAGCGGCCTTACCTGCATGTCTCTAAGCCCAGTGTGAGAGCTTCCTGGACTTGTGCCTTGGAGGCGATGGTCAGTCCGAGGGACCGGCAGAGCTCCCTCGCCTCAGAGGCATTGAAGGCATATTCAGGCTGGCTGAGATAATTTATGTAACTAACCTGGAATACTCCAGCAATGCTGTTGTTGGCTGCTGGGAAAACTGGAGATAGTATATAAAAATAGATTTCAGATTTAAGTTTACTGTATTTGGAgaagcacacacaaaaaattcTTTATATTTCAAACAATTGTTTAATACTGTTCAAATCTGTGCAAATGAAACAATTTCTAAAGCTTGGTAGAGGAGTTGGCAACATTTACTTGCAgagattttaaaaatgtaagatAAAAGGTAGAAATATACAAGTGTTGCATATAGAAATATCAAAATAGCTTGAATTTCTTACCTCTGATTTGGCTTGTGTCAATCTTTTGATCAGAGATGACCAGAG is a genomic window of Centroberyx gerrardi isolate f3 chromosome 1, fCenGer3.hap1.cur.20231027, whole genome shotgun sequence containing:
- the lyve1a gene encoding lymphatic vessel endothelial hyaluronic acid receptor 1a, whose amino-acid sequence is MNLMWLCIMPLLSMMTLVISDQKIDTSQIRVFPAANNSIAGVFQVSYINYLSQPEYAFNASEARELCRSLGLTIASKAQVQEALTLGLETCRFGWTDEHFAVIPRIKASESCGKNNTGLVLWRASVKKKFDVFCFNESAMVTQLKDTAADSPSTSRENPEYTPFPPEATTSNLQHTSTAPPVESTPSLFLSSLLSLSVSSSASLLPHPNSADTEAESPQSRSSAQGFIGVPAKALLITSTCALLLIAVAILAYMKLNKCSFLSWDVKQQEEYIETEEWKCVKNIKDPQKDAPEEVRIEVGNNAT